A part of Rhopalosiphum maidis isolate BTI-1 chromosome 3, ASM367621v3, whole genome shotgun sequence genomic DNA contains:
- the LOC113553198 gene encoding partitioning defective 3 homolog isoform X2 produces the protein MVRFLCAILKFGFNNRCLLSSVDNVIIMLENCSSHQNCNCGKRSASVIGKLAKVFGRRKTYQVQKAQQLNKVSSTEFGESSNSWVTVHSLQSQSDGGILDPDDRLRDVADDREQIVALYDDGDSNSPHQHGGGDGASVTSSPDMFHSRGDGLQTDIEVTNEQIACGFPALHVRRGSEPALNQLPLECPNNTGKRNSNTRPAASGQSKRWSAAPMIHDPKDKLRTDDYTKINGFGLSDKWRCSEEDEDDLELGDEDKPPISNHFLAPSFHRDSSNRLSMQFLGESSSGFRWAEAADLANNRALSLSLPRDHRRKEPLGQANTNPSRLTESQNTEFIVLSTGGGSLGIHVVPDYNALGKERGLLVQGIEPGGRVHCDGRLKVYDRIVEINGRSLLDQPFNAIQEIFRDSLHSSELRLRVIKHKNNMDLQTSQNTVVGNKKQPPPPVFPKPSSNTTAAYNNKENVSTGSSDKDKFNSNTKIATISPTKKISAATHTASNILMVANTRKIGKKMELELTKGLHGLGFSITTRDNPAGGNCPIYIKNVLPKGAAVEDGRLRPGDRLLAVNGTELTGKTQSEAVAILRKVPSGAKVKIIVSRQEDVVISQVGQKSNQDLDENHEQEVGILSNNQLVETNEKSNNNTVQEYVKSLEETQTFPWRHKEILTFDIPVHDSEKAGLGISVKGKTSSSNNSNDKEFSQDLGIFIKNVIHGGAASRDGRLRTNDQLLYINGMSLIGQTNAAAMETLRRTMMNVDPGPVPGAISLIVARRRNSSPTLDRRRSRDSSSSLLTDSSANTETFSRAESSDSSTQNTAENSGTSENSDTTVIFMHQRQGSESSKRNTLPTDTSPDGIAIRNPVLERLTGHTNRYNALRNESYYKATHQTTIMLKEEEKLNSPTVNPSSEEMLIIEEDPPIYNSVSRKKIEEEKPSPIISPQARTGSTSTDVTYASQLSLDNANSGFSRDAFGRQSMSEKRHATLDAKNTDTYQRNKKLREERGDDTKSRNSFPSKHQVGPSLGLKKSSSLESLQTMVQEVQMTEGGSKRGTVKVVRGRGCDESFRAAVDKDGPLSLHELRLETYGKESDDHPIGRRQSSLHSPINYKAPNLPPVVNKKKPGLLKGIGSMFRFGKPRRGPDLNGTLSSEEDNSADREREIARRNARDEQLRIQEQYQRLIQRQAEMQEQNNSREVAIDDGTTNYSNMPTKPSNPEQSRMDRIQQLRAEHQRRHMERSGKFIPDEREENHYESENRQSIGNTQNAINRPGSRVGIIDSSRFNHYVNFQEIQQNLSLMHEISGVKLRHHGKTKKPVSCYYDTDDESRRQLHYHSQRRDPKESVARPSSNYYEYESVMRSLPYTTGGVSRLVDNNSNSLTRQGSVTQTAAVAAMNNNKNGVARSQKQQMSRHHYPVPATKSPNYALYNYSADAQGHNSIQQQQLQHRGSTNNNNNYASGMYHHQQQQQQQQQQQQQLRSSPQQGPYITQVTIRDNKHIIQSPNI, from the exons ATGGTCCGTTTTTTGTGCGCGATTCTGAAGTTCGGTTTTAACAATCGTTGCCTCCTATCTAGCGTCGATAATGTCATTATCATGTTGGAAAACTGTTCATCTCATCAAAATTGCAACTGTGGTAAACGAAGTGCATCTGTCATTGGAAAGTTGGCTAAAGTATTTGGACGCAGAAAAACCTATCAAGTTCAAAAAGCCCAACAACTCAATAAAGTATCATCGACCGAATTCGGCGAG agCTCAAATTCATGGGTGACCGTCCACAGTTTGCAGTCTCAGAGTGATGGTGGTATCTTGGATCCAGATGATCGTCTCAGGGATGTGGCAGATGATAGAGAACAAATTGTTGCACTCTATGACGACGGTGATAGCAATAGTCCTCACCAACACGGTGGTGGAGATGGAGCTAGTGTTACCTCTAGTCCGGATATGTTCCAc agcCGGGGAGATGGATTACAAACTGACATTGAAGTCACTAATGAACAAATTGCTTGTGGCTTCCCAGCTTTACATGTCCGTAGAGGTAGTGAACCAGCTCTTAATCAATTACCACTTGAATGTC caAACAATACGGGGAAAAGAAATAGCAATACTAGACCTGCTGCATCAGGTCAATCTAAACGATGGTCAGCAGCTCCTATGATTCACGACCCTAAAGACAAACTAAGAAcg gaTGATTACACGAAAATCAATGGTTTTGGTTTATCTGACAAATGGAGGTGCTCTGAAGAAGATGAAGATGACTTAGAATTAGGAGACGAAGATAAACCACCAATTAGCAATCATTTTCTAGCCCCATCATTTCATCGTGATTCTTCAAATCGTTTATCAATGCAATTCTTAGGAGAGTCATCAag tggaTTTCGGTGGGCAGAGGCTGCTGATTTAGCAAATAATCGAGCCTTATCTTTATCATTACCAAGAGACCACAGAAGAAAAGAACCTTTGGGCCAAGCAAATACAAATCCTAGTCGCTTAACAGAGTCACAAAA CACTGAATTTATAGTGCTAAGCACTGGTGGTGGCTCATTAGGTATTCATGTTGTCCCAGATTATAATGCTCTAGGTAAAGAGCGTGGTCTTCTGGTTCAAGGTATCGAACCTGGTGGTCGGGTGCATTGTGATGGTAGATTGAAAGTATATGATCGAATTGTAGAAATCAACGGCCGGTCATTATTGGATCAACCATTCAATgc TATACAAGAAATATTTCGAGATTCACTACACTCTTCAGAGCTCAGACTTAGAGTGATAAAACATAAGAATAACATGGACCTTCAAACTAGTCAAAATACGGTAGTTGGTAATAAAAAACAGCCACCGCCACCAGTGTTTCCTAAACCATCCTCAAACACCACTgcagcttataataataaagaaaatgtcTCTACAGGATCATCTGATaaagataaat TCAAttcaaatactaaaatagCAACTATTTCACctaccaaaaaaatatcagcTGCAACACATACAGCatccaatattttaatggtgGCTAATACAAGAAAAATTGGAAAGAAAATGGAATTAGAACTTACTAAAGGACTTCATGGACTTGGATTTAGTATAACAACCAGAGATAATCCAGCTGGTGGAAACTGTcctatttacattaaaaatgtgttaccaaaa ggAGCTGCTGTGGAAGATGGAAGATTACGGCCAGGTGATCGGTTATTAGCAGTTAATGGTACAGAATTGACAGGCAAAACTCAATCTGAAGCAGTTGCTATACTGCGGAAAGTTCCATCTGGTGCAaaggttaaaattattgtttctagACAGGAAGATGTAGTGATTAGCCAAGTAGGCCAAAAATCTAATCAA gatCTAGATGAAAATCACGAACAAGAAGTAGGAATTTTGTCAAACAATCAATTAGTAGAAACCAATGaaaaatccaataataatacagttcag gAATATGTTAAAAGCTTAGAAGAAACACAGACATTCCCTTGGAGGCATAAAGAAATATTGACTTTTGACATTCCTGTGCATGATTCCGAAAAAGCTGGTTTag gcATTAGCGTTAAAGGTAAAACGTCATCTAGTAATAACTCTAATGATAAAGAATTTTCTCAagatttaggtatatttatcaaaaatgttattcatgGTGGTGCGGCTTCaag gGATGGTAGATTACGTACTAATGATcagctattatatataaatggtatGTCATTGATTGGTCAAACTAATGCTGCAGCTATGGAAACGTTGCGTAGAACTATGATGAACGTGGACCCCGGGCCAGTGCCTGGAGCTATCTCATTGATAGTAGCCCGCCGACGTAATAGTTCTCCAACATTAGATAGAAGACGTAGTCGTGACTCCTCTTCAAGTCTTCTCACAGATTCATCAG CAAACACTGAAACATTTAGCCGAGCTGAAAGCAGTGATAGTAGTACCCAAAATACGGCCGAAAATTCTGGAACAAGTGAAAACTCTGATACCACTGTTATCTTTATGCATCAAAGACAAGGATCAGAGAGTTCAAAACGGAATACATTACCTACAGATACTTCTCCAG atGGAATTGCAATTCGCAATCCAGTTTTGGAAAGGTTAACTGGACATACAAATCGTTATAATGCATTACGCAATGAAAGTTATTATAag gcTACACATCAAACAACTATTATGTTgaaagaagaagaaaaattaaatagcccTACTGTAAACCCATCTTCAGAAGAAATGTTAATCATTGAAGAAGACCCTCcaatttataatagtgttaG TCGGAAAAAAATAGAGGAAGAAAAACCATCGCCAATCATATCTCCACAAGCAAGAACTGGTTCAACTAGTACTGATGTTACTTATGCTAGCCA attatCATTGGATAATGCCAACTCAGGATTTTCAAGAGACGCATTTGGACGGCAAAGTATGTCTGAAAAACGACACGCGACATTAGATGCTAAAAATACTGATACTtatcaaagaaataaaaaattgcgcGAAGAACGTGGAGATGATACCAAAAGtc gCAACAGTTTTCCATCAAAACACCAAGTTGGCCCTTCTCTTgggttaaaaaaatcatccaGCCTGGAATCATTACAAACAATGGTTCAAGAGGTGCAAATGACTGAAGGTGGATCAAAACGAGGCACTGTTAAAGTAGTGCGTGGTAGAGGATGTGATGAAAGTTTTAGAGCTGCAGTTGACAAAGATGGTCCATTGTCCTTACATGAACTGAGATTGGAAAcat ATGGAAAGGAAAGCGATGATCATCCAATTGGTCGTAGACAATCTTCACTCCATTCTCCAATAAATTACAAAGCACCAAATTTACCACCAgttgttaacaaaaaaaaaccaggaCTACTTAAAGGGATTGGTTCTATGTTTag atttggtAAACCTCGACGAGGACCAGATTTAAATGGTACTTTAAGCTCAGAAGAAGATAATTCTGCTGACCGTGAGCGAGAAATAGCTAGAAGAAATGCTCGTGATGAACAACTTCGAATACAAGAACAATACCAAAGACTAATTCAGCGACAGGCAgaaatg caagaacaaaataattctagagAAGTAGCTATAGATGATGGTACtactaattatagtaatatgccTACAAAACCATCTAATCCTGAACAATCTCGTATGGATCGTATCCAACAACTTAGAGCCGAACATCAAAGAAGACACATGGAACGTAGTGGAAAGTTTATTCCTGATGAGAGGGAGGAAAATCATTATGAATCAGAAAATCGACAG tCCATTGGTAATACTCAAAATGCAATCAATCGACCTGGTAGTCGTGTAGGTATTATTGATTCTTCTCGATTTAACCATTATGTCAATTTCCAAGAAATACAGCAGAATCTTag TTTGATGCATGAAATAAGCGGCGTTAAGCTTCGACACCAtggcaaaacaaaaaaacctgTGTCTTGCTATTATGACACTGACGATGAAAG CCGAAGACAGTTGCACTATCATTCTCAAAGACGTGACCCTAAGGAATCTGTTGCACGACCTAGTtccaattattatgaatatgaaaGCGTGATGAGATCTCTACCATACACAACTGGCGGTGTATCACGTTTGGTGGACAACAATTCTAACTCGTTGACTAGACAAG GCAGTGTAACTCAAACTGCAGCAGTTGCGGCAAtgaacaacaacaaaaatggTGTTGCTCGTAGTCAAAAACAACAAATGTCTCGGCATCATTATCCTGTTCCAGCAACAAAGTCGCCAAACTATGCACTGTACAACTACAGTGCTGATGCTCAAGGCCACAACAGTATACAACAGCAGCAACTACAACACAGAGGATCaacaaacaataacaataattatgctAGTGGTATGTACCATCAtcaacaacagcaacaacaacaacaacaacagcagcagcagctaAGGTCTTCGCCACAACAAGGACCGTATATAACCCAAGTAACCATTCGGGATAACAAACACATAATACAAAGTCCTAACATTTAA
- the LOC113553198 gene encoding partitioning defective 3 homolog isoform X3 — protein sequence MVRFLCAILKFGFNNRCLLSSVDNVIIMLENCSSHQNCNCGKRSASVIGKLAKVFGRRKTYQVQKAQQLNKVSSTEFGESSNSWVTVHSLQSQSDGGILDPDDRLRDVADDREQIVALYDDGDSNSPHQHGGGDGASVTSSPDMFHSRGDGLQTDIEVTNEQIACGFPALHVRRGSEPALNQLPLECPNNTGKRNSNTRPAASGQSKRWSAAPMIHDPKDKLRTDDYTKINGFGLSDKWRCSEEDEDDLELGDEDKPPISNHFLAPSFHRDSSNRLSMQFLGESSSGFRWAEAADLANNRALSLSLPRDHRRKEPLGQANTNPSRLTESQNTEFIVLSTGGGSLGIHVVPDYNALGKERGLLVQGIEPGGRVHCDGRLKVYDRIVEINGRSLLDQPFNAIQEIFRDSLHSSELRLRVIKHKNNMDLQTSQNTVVGNKKQPPPPVFPKPSSNTTAAYNNKENVSTGSSDKDKFNSNTKIATISPTKKISAATHTASNILMVANTRKIGKKMELELTKGLHGLGFSITTRDNPAGGNCPIYIKNVLPKGAAVEDGRLRPGDRLLAVNGTELTGKTQSEAVAILRKVPSGAKVKIIVSRQEDVVISQVGQKSNQDLDENHEQEVGILSNNQLVETNEKSNNNTVQEYVKSLEETQTFPWRHKEILTFDIPVHDSEKAGLGISVKGKTSSSNNSNDKEFSQDLGIFIKNVIHGGAASRLRTNDQLLYINGMSLIGQTNAAAMETLRRTMMNVDPGPVPGAISLIVARRRNSSPTLDRRRSRDSSSSLLTDSSANTETFSRAESSDSSTQNTAENSGTSENSDTTVIFMHQRQGSESSKRNTLPTDTSPDGIAIRNPVLERLTGHTNRYNALRNESYYKATHQTTIMLKEEEKLNSPTVNPSSEEMLIIEEDPPIYNSVSRKKIEEEKPSPIISPQARTGSTSTDVTYASQLSLDNANSGFSRDAFGRQSMSEKRHATLDAKNTDTYQRNKKLREERGDDTKSRNSFPSKHQVGPSLGLKKSSSLESLQTMVQEVQMTEGGSKRGTVKVVRGRGCDESFRAAVDKDGPLSLHELRLETYGKESDDHPIGRRQSSLHSPINYKAPNLPPVVNKKKPGLLKGIGSMFRFGKPRRGPDLNGTLSSEEDNSADREREIARRNARDEQLRIQEQYQRLIQRQAEMQEQNNSREVAIDDGTTNYSNMPTKPSNPEQSRMDRIQQLRAEHQRRHMERSGKFIPDEREENHYESENRQSIGNTQNAINRPGSRVGIIDSSRFNHYVNFQEIQQNLSLMHEISGVKLRHHGKTKKPVSCYYDTDDESRRQLHYHSQRRDPKESVARPSSNYYEYESVMRSLPYTTGGVSRLVDNNSNSLTRQVGSVTQTAAVAAMNNNKNGVARSQKQQMSRHHYPVPATKSPNYALYNYSADAQGHNSIQQQQLQHRGSTNNNNNYASGMYHHQQQQQQQQQQQQQLRSSPQQGPYITQVTIRDNKHIIQSPNI from the exons ATGGTCCGTTTTTTGTGCGCGATTCTGAAGTTCGGTTTTAACAATCGTTGCCTCCTATCTAGCGTCGATAATGTCATTATCATGTTGGAAAACTGTTCATCTCATCAAAATTGCAACTGTGGTAAACGAAGTGCATCTGTCATTGGAAAGTTGGCTAAAGTATTTGGACGCAGAAAAACCTATCAAGTTCAAAAAGCCCAACAACTCAATAAAGTATCATCGACCGAATTCGGCGAG agCTCAAATTCATGGGTGACCGTCCACAGTTTGCAGTCTCAGAGTGATGGTGGTATCTTGGATCCAGATGATCGTCTCAGGGATGTGGCAGATGATAGAGAACAAATTGTTGCACTCTATGACGACGGTGATAGCAATAGTCCTCACCAACACGGTGGTGGAGATGGAGCTAGTGTTACCTCTAGTCCGGATATGTTCCAc agcCGGGGAGATGGATTACAAACTGACATTGAAGTCACTAATGAACAAATTGCTTGTGGCTTCCCAGCTTTACATGTCCGTAGAGGTAGTGAACCAGCTCTTAATCAATTACCACTTGAATGTC caAACAATACGGGGAAAAGAAATAGCAATACTAGACCTGCTGCATCAGGTCAATCTAAACGATGGTCAGCAGCTCCTATGATTCACGACCCTAAAGACAAACTAAGAAcg gaTGATTACACGAAAATCAATGGTTTTGGTTTATCTGACAAATGGAGGTGCTCTGAAGAAGATGAAGATGACTTAGAATTAGGAGACGAAGATAAACCACCAATTAGCAATCATTTTCTAGCCCCATCATTTCATCGTGATTCTTCAAATCGTTTATCAATGCAATTCTTAGGAGAGTCATCAag tggaTTTCGGTGGGCAGAGGCTGCTGATTTAGCAAATAATCGAGCCTTATCTTTATCATTACCAAGAGACCACAGAAGAAAAGAACCTTTGGGCCAAGCAAATACAAATCCTAGTCGCTTAACAGAGTCACAAAA CACTGAATTTATAGTGCTAAGCACTGGTGGTGGCTCATTAGGTATTCATGTTGTCCCAGATTATAATGCTCTAGGTAAAGAGCGTGGTCTTCTGGTTCAAGGTATCGAACCTGGTGGTCGGGTGCATTGTGATGGTAGATTGAAAGTATATGATCGAATTGTAGAAATCAACGGCCGGTCATTATTGGATCAACCATTCAATgc TATACAAGAAATATTTCGAGATTCACTACACTCTTCAGAGCTCAGACTTAGAGTGATAAAACATAAGAATAACATGGACCTTCAAACTAGTCAAAATACGGTAGTTGGTAATAAAAAACAGCCACCGCCACCAGTGTTTCCTAAACCATCCTCAAACACCACTgcagcttataataataaagaaaatgtcTCTACAGGATCATCTGATaaagataaat TCAAttcaaatactaaaatagCAACTATTTCACctaccaaaaaaatatcagcTGCAACACATACAGCatccaatattttaatggtgGCTAATACAAGAAAAATTGGAAAGAAAATGGAATTAGAACTTACTAAAGGACTTCATGGACTTGGATTTAGTATAACAACCAGAGATAATCCAGCTGGTGGAAACTGTcctatttacattaaaaatgtgttaccaaaa ggAGCTGCTGTGGAAGATGGAAGATTACGGCCAGGTGATCGGTTATTAGCAGTTAATGGTACAGAATTGACAGGCAAAACTCAATCTGAAGCAGTTGCTATACTGCGGAAAGTTCCATCTGGTGCAaaggttaaaattattgtttctagACAGGAAGATGTAGTGATTAGCCAAGTAGGCCAAAAATCTAATCAA gatCTAGATGAAAATCACGAACAAGAAGTAGGAATTTTGTCAAACAATCAATTAGTAGAAACCAATGaaaaatccaataataatacagttcag gAATATGTTAAAAGCTTAGAAGAAACACAGACATTCCCTTGGAGGCATAAAGAAATATTGACTTTTGACATTCCTGTGCATGATTCCGAAAAAGCTGGTTTag gcATTAGCGTTAAAGGTAAAACGTCATCTAGTAATAACTCTAATGATAAAGAATTTTCTCAagatttaggtatatttatcaaaaatgttattcatgGTGGTGCGGCTTCaag ATTACGTACTAATGATcagctattatatataaatggtatGTCATTGATTGGTCAAACTAATGCTGCAGCTATGGAAACGTTGCGTAGAACTATGATGAACGTGGACCCCGGGCCAGTGCCTGGAGCTATCTCATTGATAGTAGCCCGCCGACGTAATAGTTCTCCAACATTAGATAGAAGACGTAGTCGTGACTCCTCTTCAAGTCTTCTCACAGATTCATCAG CAAACACTGAAACATTTAGCCGAGCTGAAAGCAGTGATAGTAGTACCCAAAATACGGCCGAAAATTCTGGAACAAGTGAAAACTCTGATACCACTGTTATCTTTATGCATCAAAGACAAGGATCAGAGAGTTCAAAACGGAATACATTACCTACAGATACTTCTCCAG atGGAATTGCAATTCGCAATCCAGTTTTGGAAAGGTTAACTGGACATACAAATCGTTATAATGCATTACGCAATGAAAGTTATTATAag gcTACACATCAAACAACTATTATGTTgaaagaagaagaaaaattaaatagcccTACTGTAAACCCATCTTCAGAAGAAATGTTAATCATTGAAGAAGACCCTCcaatttataatagtgttaG TCGGAAAAAAATAGAGGAAGAAAAACCATCGCCAATCATATCTCCACAAGCAAGAACTGGTTCAACTAGTACTGATGTTACTTATGCTAGCCA attatCATTGGATAATGCCAACTCAGGATTTTCAAGAGACGCATTTGGACGGCAAAGTATGTCTGAAAAACGACACGCGACATTAGATGCTAAAAATACTGATACTtatcaaagaaataaaaaattgcgcGAAGAACGTGGAGATGATACCAAAAGtc gCAACAGTTTTCCATCAAAACACCAAGTTGGCCCTTCTCTTgggttaaaaaaatcatccaGCCTGGAATCATTACAAACAATGGTTCAAGAGGTGCAAATGACTGAAGGTGGATCAAAACGAGGCACTGTTAAAGTAGTGCGTGGTAGAGGATGTGATGAAAGTTTTAGAGCTGCAGTTGACAAAGATGGTCCATTGTCCTTACATGAACTGAGATTGGAAAcat ATGGAAAGGAAAGCGATGATCATCCAATTGGTCGTAGACAATCTTCACTCCATTCTCCAATAAATTACAAAGCACCAAATTTACCACCAgttgttaacaaaaaaaaaccaggaCTACTTAAAGGGATTGGTTCTATGTTTag atttggtAAACCTCGACGAGGACCAGATTTAAATGGTACTTTAAGCTCAGAAGAAGATAATTCTGCTGACCGTGAGCGAGAAATAGCTAGAAGAAATGCTCGTGATGAACAACTTCGAATACAAGAACAATACCAAAGACTAATTCAGCGACAGGCAgaaatg caagaacaaaataattctagagAAGTAGCTATAGATGATGGTACtactaattatagtaatatgccTACAAAACCATCTAATCCTGAACAATCTCGTATGGATCGTATCCAACAACTTAGAGCCGAACATCAAAGAAGACACATGGAACGTAGTGGAAAGTTTATTCCTGATGAGAGGGAGGAAAATCATTATGAATCAGAAAATCGACAG tCCATTGGTAATACTCAAAATGCAATCAATCGACCTGGTAGTCGTGTAGGTATTATTGATTCTTCTCGATTTAACCATTATGTCAATTTCCAAGAAATACAGCAGAATCTTag TTTGATGCATGAAATAAGCGGCGTTAAGCTTCGACACCAtggcaaaacaaaaaaacctgTGTCTTGCTATTATGACACTGACGATGAAAG CCGAAGACAGTTGCACTATCATTCTCAAAGACGTGACCCTAAGGAATCTGTTGCACGACCTAGTtccaattattatgaatatgaaaGCGTGATGAGATCTCTACCATACACAACTGGCGGTGTATCACGTTTGGTGGACAACAATTCTAACTCGTTGACTAGACAAG TAGGCAGTGTAACTCAAACTGCAGCAGTTGCGGCAAtgaacaacaacaaaaatggTGTTGCTCGTAGTCAAAAACAACAAATGTCTCGGCATCATTATCCTGTTCCAGCAACAAAGTCGCCAAACTATGCACTGTACAACTACAGTGCTGATGCTCAAGGCCACAACAGTATACAACAGCAGCAACTACAACACAGAGGATCaacaaacaataacaataattatgctAGTGGTATGTACCATCAtcaacaacagcaacaacaacaacaacaacagcagcagcagctaAGGTCTTCGCCACAACAAGGACCGTATATAACCCAAGTAACCATTCGGGATAACAAACACATAATACAAAGTCCTAACATTTAA